A window of the Chlorocebus sabaeus isolate Y175 chromosome 8, mChlSab1.0.hap1, whole genome shotgun sequence genome harbors these coding sequences:
- the TP53INP1 gene encoding tumor protein p53-inducible nuclear protein 1 isoform X2 — protein MFQRLNKMFVGEVSSSSNQEPEFSEKEDDEWILVDFIDTCTGFSAEEEEEEEEDISEESPTEHPSVFSCLPASLECLADTSDSCFLQFESCPMEESWFITPPPCFTAGGLTTIKVETSPMENLLIEHPSMSVYAVHNSCPGLSEATCGTDELHNPSSPRARKSCL, from the exons ATGTTCCAGAGGCTGAACAAAATGTTTGTGGGTGAAGTCAGTTCTTCCTCCAACCAAGAACCAGAATTCAGTGAGAAAGAAGATGATGAATGGATTCTTGTTGACTTCATAG ATACCTGCACTGGTTTCtcagcagaagaagaagaagaagaggaggaggacatcAGTGAAGAGTCACCTACTGAGCACCCTTCAGTCTTTTCCTGTTTACCGGCATCTCTTGAGTGCTTGGCTGATACAAGTGATTCCTGCTTCCTCCAGTTTGAGTCATGTCCAATGGAGGAGAGCTGGTTTATCACCCCACCCCCGTGTTTTACTGCAGGTGGATTAACCACTATCAAGGTGGAAACGAGTCCTATGGAAAACCTTCTCATTGAACATCCCAGCATGTCTGTCTATGCTGTGCATAACTCCTGCCCTGGTCTCAGTGAGGCCACCTGTGGGACTGATGAATTACATAATCCAAGTAGTCCCAG GGCCAGGAAAAGCTGCTTATAA
- the TP53INP1 gene encoding tumor protein p53-inducible nuclear protein 1 isoform X1: protein MFQRLNKMFVGEVSSSSNQEPEFSEKEDDEWILVDFIDTCTGFSAEEEEEEEEDISEESPTEHPSVFSCLPASLECLADTSDSCFLQFESCPMEESWFITPPPCFTAGGLTTIKVETSPMENLLIEHPSMSVYAVHNSCPGLSEATCGTDELHNPSSPRVEAQNEMGQHIHCYVAALAAHTTFLEQPKSFRPSQWIKEHSERQSLNRNSLRRQNLTRDCHSRQVKHNGWVVHQPCPRQYNY, encoded by the exons ATGTTCCAGAGGCTGAACAAAATGTTTGTGGGTGAAGTCAGTTCTTCCTCCAACCAAGAACCAGAATTCAGTGAGAAAGAAGATGATGAATGGATTCTTGTTGACTTCATAG ATACCTGCACTGGTTTCtcagcagaagaagaagaagaagaggaggaggacatcAGTGAAGAGTCACCTACTGAGCACCCTTCAGTCTTTTCCTGTTTACCGGCATCTCTTGAGTGCTTGGCTGATACAAGTGATTCCTGCTTCCTCCAGTTTGAGTCATGTCCAATGGAGGAGAGCTGGTTTATCACCCCACCCCCGTGTTTTACTGCAGGTGGATTAACCACTATCAAGGTGGAAACGAGTCCTATGGAAAACCTTCTCATTGAACATCCCAGCATGTCTGTCTATGCTGTGCATAACTCCTGCCCTGGTCTCAGTGAGGCCACCTGTGGGACTGATGAATTACATAATCCAAGTAGTCCCAG agtGGAAGCTCAAAATGAAATGGGGCAGCATATTCATTGTTATGTTGCAGCTCTTGCTGCTCATACAACTTTTCTGGAACAACCCAAGAGCTTTCGTCCTTCCCAGTGGATAAAAGAACATAGTGAAAGACAGTCTCTTAACAGAAATAGCCTTCGTCGCCAAAATCTTACCAGGGATTGCCACTCTCGGCAAGTCAAGCACAATGGCTGGGTTGTTCATCAGCCCTGCCCGCGTCAGTACAATTACtaa